In Calditrichota bacterium, the DNA window ACACTCCTGAATCATTCACCCGTGTTCAAACTCATTCAAAATGACAATGGACGTGTTATCGGGGTGGCCGGATTCAATCTCAGAACAGGAAAAGGCTTTCAGGCGTATGGCCGGGCCACCCTGATTGCCACCGGAGGCGCCAGCGGCATCTATCGGCCATCAAATCCTGAAACGGCGCGAAAAAAAACCTGGTATTCTCCGTACAACGTCGGCTCGGGACTGGCCATGGGACTGCGGGCCGGGGCTGAGATGACCTCGTTTGAAATGCGGTTCATCGCCCTGCGAACCAAAGATGTTATCGCCCCTACCGGCACACTGGTGGCCGGGACACGCGTCAGGCAGTTGAATGCGCGCGGGGAGGACTATTATAAAAAAATCGAGACCCTGCTCGGACGAAAGCTGACGACCTGCGAACGCCTTTTCTACCAGATGGAAGAAAATCGCCAGGGGCGCGGGCCCTGTTTTATCGATTTGTCGCCCCTGAATGAGGCCCAGTTTGACGGGCTGCTAAAAAGCTATCTGGATATGTCACCCTGCCTGGTGCTGCAGTTGCTAAGCAATCCCCCGCAATTGCGGAGAATTGTGGAAGTTGCCGGCTCCGAGCCTTATATCAACGGCGGGCACGGGATGGCGGGCTACTGGGTGTCTACAAATCGGGAAACCACACTAAAGGGGTTGTACGCGGCCGGGGACGTTGCCGGAGGCGCTCCCAAAAAATATATATCCGGCTGTTTTGCCGAAGCCGAGATCGCCATTGAACATTTTCTGAGCGATCCCCCGGATATGCCGGAGCCGGTGACTGTCGATATGAGCGATCTCTTTCAACCGCTTTCTGTTCAAAACAATCTGCACCATTCGCAGGTTGAAGCCCGTCTGCAAAAAATTATGGATGAATATGCGGGCGGCTATTCCATGAATTATGCCACAAACAAGGAAAAACTGCTGTTGGCCAGAGACCTTCTGACCAGCTTAAGCGACAAAACCAAAACCCTGTCGGCGGCCAATCTGCATGAACTGATGAAAACGCACGAAGTGAGCGATCGATTGGTGTTGGCGAGGGTGCTGGTGGAACACATGCTGGCCCGCAGGGAAACCCGCTGGCCCGCGTATCAAACCCGGCTTGATTTTCCGGTGCGCAACGACATCGAGTACCGGGCCTTTACCAATTCCAGATTCGCCAACGGCGATATCGAGGTGTTTCAGCGCCGACTGTACGCGCCTTATGACAAAAGGGAGATCACACGTGATTGATATCAATTTGAATTTGTGCAATGGCTGTGTGCAATTGGAGCAGCCGCAATGTGTGGATATTTGTCCGGGCGATCTTCTGTACATCGCTCCGGATGGGAAGGCCGCGATTCGTGAGGTTTCCGAATGCTGGGATTGCTTTGCCTGCGTAAAGGCGTGCCCCAGACTGGCAATCGCCATCCAACTGCCGTTTCAGATCAACGAAAGCCTGACCAAACTCACCGGCCATCCGGTTAAAAACAAAACGGTGTGGGAATTCCGCGAACAGGACGGTACGGTCGTTCACCGGTTCCGCATCCCAGCGAGAAATAAATAGGGGATGTCCTAAACGTGAGCCTCACCCATTCGCATTTGAAATATATGCATAAAATAGCTTGATTATGCATAAAATCTTTATTATCTTATGCACAGATTAAAGGAGGTGAAACATTATGAGAACGACAATTGATATCCCCGAAGATTTAATTAAAGAAGCCATGAGAATAACAAAATCTCCCACCAAAACGGAACTAATCAAGAGGGCTCTTCACAATATTATTCAAAGGGATAAAATCAAATCGTTAAAGGACTATAAGGGAAAAATTGATCTTGACATCGATTTAAATAGTGTAAGAGACAGAGATGAACATATTGGTTGACAGTTCTGTATGGATTGACTATTTCAGAAGCGGTACAAATTCAGGCAAGCTTGACAGATATATTGATCAGAATCTTATTTGTACAAATGATTTGATTTTGGCGGAATTGGTACCCTTTCTAAAAGTAAAAAAACAAGTTCGCGTCATCCAGCTACTTTATGAGATAACCCGTATTCCGCTTCATATTAATTGGCAGAATATAATCCACCTTCAAACTCTCTGTATTCAAAACGGAATCAATAAGATAGGGATACCCGATCTGATCATTCTGGATAATGTAATCCAGAACAATTTGGTTTTATACACACTGGATAAATATTTCAGCCTAATCAATAAACACATCGATTTCGAAATAGTATGAAGTACGCCAACCTCTTCTTCAATCCAAACAAAACAGCATGCGGTTTTGAAGCCTGAGTTTTTCCGCTTTTCTTATTGTGGATTTCTACAAATTCTTTTGTAAGCCGCGAATGCGCGAATAGATCTGCGCGAATCCGCGGTTTGTTTTTTACCGCAGATTGTCACCGATTCGGGCACAGATTTCCACGAATTCTCTCTATTTTTCCGTTCGATGAACACACACGGCCTCAACTCATAACCACACTTTTAACGCGGGATAACGTGTGTCGGATTCGGTTGCCGGGGCCAACGCCGGGTTTTCGGCCGATGGATGTGATTCGGTATCTCATACAAAAATGGCATTCCCTCGCGGTCTCACGAATGCAGGCTTTAGCAGGATAGATTTCATAGTGGATTCGATACTCCGGCGGCGTGATATTTGGCATCACAACGTTGGCGCCGCGGGCAAGCCCCAATTCCCGGCCTCTGTGAATGTTCAGTGTGGCCAGAGCCGTCGTGCTGGGGATATTGGCTTCGGGGCACACAATTCGGGACAGGGCAATCACCTTGTACGTCATAATTTCGATCGCAGGCACCTGTTCTTCTGCCGGGATGCGGGCGGCGCCGTTATGACCCAACCGGGTTTTCGGATGGGCAATAAAGGGTCCCACGCCGATCATATCCAGATCCAGCTCCGAAAACATCCGTATATCCTGTGCCAGCATCTCGTAACTCTGGCCCGGGATACCGATCATCACCCCGCTGCCAATCTCGTATCCCATCTCCCGGAGCCTGCGCAGCATGGCAAACCGATCCGATTTTCGTCCGGGTAAAGAGGGATGAATCTTTTCATACAAATCGTGATCGGACGTCTCGAATCGCAGGAGGTAGCGATCGGCTCCGGCCTCCCTCCAGGCCAGCAAATCCTCTTCCGGACGCTCACCCAAACTCAGTGTCACGGCCAGTGGTGTTTCGGATTTAATCCGGAGGATGATCTTTGCCATCCAGTCTGTCTTTATTCCGTAGTCCTCTCCCGACTGTAAAACGATGGTACCATAGCCGTAGTCAACCGCTTCGTGGGCACAGGCCAGAATGTCATTTTCGGACATCCGGTAGCGGGTCAGTTCCCTGTTTTCCACGTTCAACCCGCAATAGGCACACCGCCGCACGCAATAGTTGGAGAATTCAACCAATCCGCGCAAATGCACCTCATCACCCACCGTCTGTTTGCGCACGTTGTCTGCCCGCTGCCACAAGGCGTCCAGGCGACTCTCATCCTCTTCTTTCAACCAAGCGATAATCTCTTCTCGTGTCAACTTGTGTCTCCGTTTTTGCGAATAATCCCATGCAACTTTAAGAAGCTGCCCTGTATGTTTAAATCGGCATATCCGAACAAAAAATCACCCGTGTCATTTTTATAGTATGATAATTTTTATTTTTTATCAACAGGAATGTAGTGAATTTTTATTTTTTTGGTCTTTTAAAGAAACACGAATTTTTTGATCAGTTTTTAGCCTGAAAAATTCATGCGCCACCAAAACACAAAGCCACAAAGCAGTAAATAACAAGTCCCAACCTGCTATATTTCTAAATGGACCCTTTGTAACATTTTATTTCGTAAGTATGTAACAGAATCAGTCTATCCCTAACCCTCCCTCCGGCCCCCTCTCTGAAATAAGGGAGTCAGGGGGTGGGTTCAATAGACCGGGCCATATTTCAAAAAGAGTGTCTTCTCCACAAAAAAACCATCAGAACCATTTTTTTCGATCGGCTAAAATTTTTCTTGACATCCGGCTAAT includes these proteins:
- a CDS encoding adenylyl-sulfate reductase subunit alpha: MSDQHTPDILKADMIVVGGGTAGLMAGILLKQKAPHLQVLVIEKAHAKRSGCLAMGLNAINLYLTDGNVDDYVDYVKRDTFEVVREDLVRSIGERANAFVPMLESFGVPFPRDADGDYIKRSRRSIVMRGERLKPILYEQALAEGVTLLNHSPVFKLIQNDNGRVIGVAGFNLRTGKGFQAYGRATLIATGGASGIYRPSNPETARKKTWYSPYNVGSGLAMGLRAGAEMTSFEMRFIALRTKDVIAPTGTLVAGTRVRQLNARGEDYYKKIETLLGRKLTTCERLFYQMEENRQGRGPCFIDLSPLNEAQFDGLLKSYLDMSPCLVLQLLSNPPQLRRIVEVAGSEPYINGGHGMAGYWVSTNRETTLKGLYAAGDVAGGAPKKYISGCFAEAEIAIEHFLSDPPDMPEPVTVDMSDLFQPLSVQNNLHHSQVEARLQKIMDEYAGGYSMNYATNKEKLLLARDLLTSLSDKTKTLSAANLHELMKTHEVSDRLVLARVLVEHMLARRETRWPAYQTRLDFPVRNDIEYRAFTNSRFANGDIEVFQRRLYAPYDKREITRD
- a CDS encoding adenylylsulfate reductase codes for the protein MIDINLNLCNGCVQLEQPQCVDICPGDLLYIAPDGKAAIREVSECWDCFACVKACPRLAIAIQLPFQINESLTKLTGHPVKNKTVWEFREQDGTVVHRFRIPARNK
- a CDS encoding type II toxin-antitoxin system VapB family antitoxin; translated protein: MRTTIDIPEDLIKEAMRITKSPTKTELIKRALHNIIQRDKIKSLKDYKGKIDLDIDLNSVRDRDEHIG
- a CDS encoding PIN domain-containing protein produces the protein MNILVDSSVWIDYFRSGTNSGKLDRYIDQNLICTNDLILAELVPFLKVKKQVRVIQLLYEITRIPLHINWQNIIHLQTLCIQNGINKIGIPDLIILDNVIQNNLVLYTLDKYFSLINKHIDFEIV
- the hydE gene encoding [FeFe] hydrogenase H-cluster radical SAM maturase HydE gives rise to the protein MCRFKHTGQLLKVAWDYSQKRRHKLTREEIIAWLKEEDESRLDALWQRADNVRKQTVGDEVHLRGLVEFSNYCVRRCAYCGLNVENRELTRYRMSENDILACAHEAVDYGYGTIVLQSGEDYGIKTDWMAKIILRIKSETPLAVTLSLGERPEEDLLAWREAGADRYLLRFETSDHDLYEKIHPSLPGRKSDRFAMLRRLREMGYEIGSGVMIGIPGQSYEMLAQDIRMFSELDLDMIGVGPFIAHPKTRLGHNGAARIPAEEQVPAIEIMTYKVIALSRIVCPEANIPSTTALATLNIHRGRELGLARGANVVMPNITPPEYRIHYEIYPAKACIRETARECHFCMRYRITSIGRKPGVGPGNRIRHTLSRVKSVVMS